A window of the Bdellovibrio svalbardensis genome harbors these coding sequences:
- a CDS encoding DUF7844 domain-containing protein: protein MKKHLYLYIVSSLISGLFASVGLAMPRFTIEGSTLTSAQKTQIAGQFVSAYELLPPIMRIRLEGRIKFDHYQLKAIPMEAHVAGEVNKDGIIQINSNLLNKPELVTRILVHELSHVYDFLKVIPQDIRSQIRDCEIWKDHYRDYGVPDSCELYQKTRTTVSTMPDFLDAAGWYQTLNGKGLRIDNTTFGFRSPDPYEATNPKEMFAVNMEYFLTDREYQCRRPSLYRYLAKHFSYQPFGEQACPKTLAFVDPQFDKAQQAIRVINPNRVYAIHYLLAGSGEGIMSAFGHSMVRVIMCAPERTTVGPECLKDIQHHIVLSFRAFVDSPQINGWAGLTGAYASRLFFIPFPQIINEYNISELRDLFSYPLALSREQIQSFLERAVETHWSYNSNYYFLSNNCAVEIMNLFKAGIANPSLMNSREQTPKSVLFELKRKNMISNEVDFENLENAKERGYYFTSYEKTLDQALSVIRTLSGQKYSIKKWAEMDPEERRALYGSVRFGDSGSYRKWSAAFLFLERYLEKQVTQSTYNRFLQGDIDQKSEAGQQTKKYVDSILKIFTFDQELTGPSSLVKAGYGIPSQPELSQVQEYLYKIKERRDQNLSQVDLLLKKLIQLYGADEIEQTRANIAMFAQGMKVN, encoded by the coding sequence TCAGCCCAAAAGACTCAGATCGCTGGTCAATTCGTCAGCGCTTATGAGCTGCTTCCTCCGATAATGAGAATTCGCCTTGAAGGACGAATCAAATTCGATCACTACCAGCTGAAAGCCATCCCGATGGAGGCCCATGTCGCGGGCGAAGTGAACAAGGACGGGATCATTCAGATCAACAGCAATCTTCTTAATAAGCCAGAGCTGGTGACACGCATTTTAGTGCATGAACTTTCACATGTTTACGACTTCCTCAAAGTCATTCCCCAGGATATCCGCAGTCAAATCAGAGATTGCGAGATCTGGAAAGACCACTATCGCGATTACGGTGTGCCGGACTCCTGTGAACTGTATCAGAAGACCCGAACGACAGTTTCAACAATGCCAGATTTCTTAGATGCCGCCGGTTGGTATCAAACACTCAATGGCAAAGGCCTGCGCATTGATAACACTACGTTTGGCTTCAGATCACCAGATCCTTACGAAGCGACCAATCCCAAAGAAATGTTCGCGGTGAACATGGAGTACTTCCTCACGGATCGTGAGTACCAATGTCGTCGTCCTTCTTTATATAGATACTTGGCTAAGCACTTTAGCTATCAGCCTTTTGGCGAACAAGCCTGCCCGAAGACTTTGGCCTTTGTCGACCCTCAGTTTGATAAGGCTCAACAGGCGATTCGGGTCATTAATCCCAACAGAGTCTATGCAATTCACTATCTTTTAGCCGGGTCCGGCGAAGGAATCATGAGTGCCTTTGGTCATTCCATGGTTCGTGTGATTATGTGCGCACCGGAGCGTACGACTGTGGGACCTGAATGTCTTAAAGACATTCAGCACCATATCGTCTTGTCATTCCGTGCTTTCGTAGACTCTCCGCAAATCAATGGCTGGGCCGGTCTTACTGGTGCCTATGCAAGTCGTTTGTTCTTCATTCCGTTCCCACAAATTATAAATGAATACAATATCTCTGAACTCCGCGATCTGTTCAGCTATCCGCTGGCTCTTTCGCGCGAGCAGATCCAGTCTTTCTTGGAACGCGCCGTGGAAACCCACTGGTCTTACAACAGCAATTATTATTTCCTCAGTAACAACTGTGCTGTCGAAATCATGAATCTCTTTAAAGCAGGTATTGCAAATCCATCTCTTATGAACTCTCGCGAACAGACTCCAAAAAGTGTTTTGTTCGAACTTAAAAGAAAAAATATGATTTCTAATGAAGTCGACTTTGAAAATTTGGAAAATGCCAAAGAGCGTGGTTACTATTTCACTTCATATGAAAAAACGCTCGATCAAGCGTTAAGTGTCATTCGCACGCTGTCTGGACAAAAATATTCCATCAAAAAATGGGCTGAAATGGATCCGGAAGAGCGTCGCGCGCTCTATGGCAGTGTCCGATTTGGTGATTCGGGATCTTACAGAAAGTGGTCGGCTGCGTTCCTTTTCCTGGAGAGATACCTTGAGAAACAAGTGACTCAAAGCACTTACAATCGCTTCCTGCAAGGTGACATCGATCAAAAATCTGAAGCAGGTCAACAAACCAAAAAGTACGTGGATAGCATACTAAAAATATTTACTTTCGACCAAGAGTTGACGGGCCCCTCAAGTCTTGTCAAAGCGGGATATGGTATTCCGTCACAGCCCGAACTTTCTCAAGTCCAAGAATATCTCTATAAAATTAAAGAAAGACGCGATCAGAATCTCTCGCAAGTTGATTTGCTCCTTAAGAAGTTGATTCAACTTTATGGCGCAGATGAAATTGAACAAACTCGGGCGAATATCGCAATGTTTGCTCAAGGAATGAAAGTGAACTAA
- a CDS encoding dihydrofolate reductase family protein → MAKTILYIATSLDGQIATKDGSVEWLYSFDKNPDGTPQDHGYEAFVKDIETVVMGSKTYEWFDKAGVPYPYSDKKAFIISKRNLPAPKNGKVTSEEPHLLVRKLKAESQGNIWIVGGGLLVSALLSADLIDEMRLFYIPVMLGEGTSLNPHPAKMTSWKLHSTQSFPTGVIEAVYIR, encoded by the coding sequence ATGGCAAAGACGATTCTTTATATTGCGACAAGTCTTGATGGGCAGATTGCCACAAAGGATGGATCGGTCGAGTGGCTATATTCTTTTGACAAGAATCCGGATGGAACACCCCAAGATCATGGTTATGAGGCTTTCGTAAAAGATATCGAAACTGTCGTTATGGGGTCAAAGACCTATGAGTGGTTTGACAAAGCGGGAGTTCCCTATCCCTATTCTGATAAGAAAGCTTTCATTATCTCAAAGCGAAACCTGCCCGCTCCAAAAAATGGAAAAGTGACCTCTGAAGAGCCCCACCTTTTGGTTCGGAAACTAAAAGCAGAGTCCCAGGGGAATATTTGGATTGTTGGTGGTGGCTTATTGGTTTCGGCGCTTCTTTCGGCGGATCTTATCGATGAAATGAGATTGTTCTATATTCCGGTGATGCTGGGGGAGGGGACTTCTTTGAATCCTCATCCTGCCAAAATGACCTCATGGAAATTGCACAGCACCCAATCTTTTCCGACTGGAGTGATTGAGGCTGTGTATATTCGTTAG
- a CDS encoding asparaginase domain-containing protein has translation MSTSIQDVIIITTGGTIEKTYDEFDGSLQNRGTSIKNRILTKMRLPYTNISVSPLMSKDSLFMDDVDRESIASCIQDHMSHNCPIVVLHGTDTMSLTAEHCYKTLPAPKVAVVFTGAMIPMGFDDSDAAQNVTEALLAAKLLAPGFYISFHNQVFALPNVRKNKEKGTFESY, from the coding sequence ATGAGCACCTCAATTCAAGACGTAATTATTATTACTACCGGTGGAACGATCGAGAAAACTTATGACGAGTTCGATGGTTCTTTACAAAATCGCGGCACCAGCATCAAGAATCGCATTTTAACCAAGATGCGTTTGCCATATACCAATATTTCCGTCAGCCCTTTGATGAGCAAAGATTCGCTTTTTATGGACGACGTCGATCGCGAATCGATTGCCTCTTGCATTCAAGATCACATGTCTCACAACTGTCCGATTGTAGTTTTACACGGAACAGACACGATGAGCCTAACTGCAGAACATTGCTATAAAACTCTTCCAGCTCCTAAAGTGGCCGTCGTTTTCACCGGCGCGATGATTCCAATGGGCTTCGATGACAGCGATGCTGCTCAAAACGTCACTGAAGCATTGCTGGCCGCAAAACTTCTTGCGCCAGGATTTTACATCTCATTCCACAACCAGGTTTTCGCACTCCCTAACGTTCGCAAGAACAAAGAAAAGGGCACCTTCGAGAGTTACTAA
- a CDS encoding TonB family protein — protein sequence MKRQWISYLLSLALHLGAFVILVLLTGKPVVAPSGVDKRSDPMLFEVGLATPAKIIATAQTRPVNQKIETQQSQPAPTSLSKQNEVGLKEGTQSAGELGQASGSDATERDRYLYELQVLIEGRKIYPPVSKQLRETGKIIVAFTIQRDGSIVEVSLKTPSKFERLNLAAKELISGIKHYKPLPQSFKETYFEIPIEYSLN from the coding sequence ATGAAGCGGCAATGGATTTCATATTTATTATCCCTCGCATTGCACTTGGGAGCATTTGTTATTCTTGTGCTGCTGACCGGAAAGCCTGTGGTGGCTCCGTCTGGGGTCGACAAAAGAAGTGATCCTATGCTGTTCGAGGTGGGCCTTGCCACCCCTGCCAAAATAATTGCGACAGCTCAAACACGGCCTGTAAATCAAAAGATAGAAACTCAACAGTCACAGCCTGCGCCGACGAGTTTGTCGAAGCAAAATGAAGTGGGTCTTAAAGAGGGAACACAATCAGCGGGTGAGCTTGGGCAGGCGAGCGGTTCCGACGCGACAGAGAGGGATCGTTATCTGTATGAGCTGCAAGTCCTGATTGAAGGTCGCAAGATCTATCCTCCGGTTTCGAAACAGTTGCGTGAAACGGGGAAAATCATCGTCGCCTTTACAATTCAACGTGATGGTTCCATCGTGGAAGTTAGTTTAAAAACTCCAAGTAAATTTGAGCGCCTGAATCTGGCGGCTAAAGAATTGATTTCTGGAATTAAACACTACAAGCCACTTCCGCAAAGCTTCAAAGAGACCTACTTTGAAATACCCATCGAGTATTCCCTCAACTAG
- a CDS encoding KpsF/GutQ family sugar-phosphate isomerase — MSKVIQQGLRVLDVEAQAILALKERLGAEFEQVVKIITTSKGKLILTGMGKSGQIARKLASTFSSTGTPAVFLHPAESSHGDLGVIENDDVVMALSYGGESPEFAGILRFVARKGIPLVAITGNMNSSLAKAAQVTLNVHVSEEACPLGLAPTASSTATLAFGDAVAMAVMAEKGFSSEDFAEFHPGGSLGYRLLTRVKDVMHSGDALPTVGLEAPVREVFSIMTHKDVRGAAGVVDEKGDLVGVITDGQIRRRLEKSTDPLTGVAKDLMTTNPRTIDANELAEKALFVMEQFQINMLFVLDKDSANARKPVGILHVQDLLRAKLR; from the coding sequence ATGTCTAAAGTCATTCAACAAGGTCTTAGAGTTCTCGATGTGGAAGCGCAAGCAATCCTTGCCTTGAAAGAACGCCTTGGCGCTGAATTTGAGCAAGTTGTGAAAATCATCACGACCAGCAAGGGAAAACTGATTTTGACTGGAATGGGCAAATCAGGACAAATTGCACGCAAACTGGCGAGCACATTTTCTTCGACGGGAACTCCTGCGGTGTTTTTGCATCCGGCGGAGAGTTCGCACGGGGACCTTGGTGTTATTGAGAATGACGACGTGGTGATGGCTCTTTCTTATGGCGGAGAATCTCCAGAGTTCGCAGGTATTTTGCGCTTTGTGGCCCGTAAAGGAATTCCTTTGGTGGCGATTACAGGGAATATGAATTCTTCTTTGGCCAAAGCGGCACAAGTGACATTGAATGTGCATGTTTCTGAAGAGGCATGTCCTTTGGGTCTAGCACCCACAGCAAGTAGTACCGCGACGCTGGCTTTTGGCGATGCCGTGGCGATGGCCGTGATGGCAGAAAAAGGATTTAGCTCAGAAGACTTTGCCGAATTCCATCCCGGTGGAAGTTTGGGCTACCGCTTGTTGACTCGAGTTAAAGATGTGATGCATTCCGGGGATGCTTTGCCGACAGTGGGCCTTGAGGCGCCAGTGCGCGAAGTGTTCTCAATCATGACTCACAAAGATGTTCGTGGTGCGGCGGGTGTAGTCGATGAAAAAGGCGATTTGGTTGGGGTTATTACCGACGGTCAGATTCGTCGTCGTTTGGAAAAGAGCACGGATCCACTGACGGGCGTTGCAAAAGATTTGATGACGACCAATCCACGCACTATTGATGCGAACGAATTGGCGGAAAAAGCTTTGTTCGTTATGGAGCAATTCCAAATCAATATGCTTTTTGTTCTGGATAAGGATTCTGCAAATGCTCGCAAGCCAGTTGGCATCTTGCATGTTCAGGATCTTTTGAGAGCGAAACTTAGATAA
- a CDS encoding CTP synthase, protein MKQKFIFVTGGVVSSIGKGLTAASLGALLEARGHKVTIMKFDPYLNVDPGTMSPFQHGEVYVTEDGAETDLDLGHYERFTSAIMSRSNSVSTGQIYDTVLARERRGDYLGGTVQVIPHITEEIKARIYEAAQGSEVILVEIGGTVGDIESQPFLEAIRQMRIDVGMENSVLVHVTYVPYIAAAGELKSKPTQHSVKELREIGLQPDFLVCRSEKHIDENLKGKIALFCSVQPNHVIAAQDSRFIYEVPMALNKEHLDELIVERLGLSAGKPDIKGWQNLVKVLSNPAHSVKIGVVGKYVELKEAYKSLHEALVHGGVANNARLEIIYVDSEKVTDKTAKELLGKVDGILVPGGFGTRGVEGKVTAIKYAREKQIPFFGICFGMQLAAIEFARNVCGIKDATSREFHAENKRNGNFVIDSMVEQRGIVNKGGTMRLGAFPCAIASGTTAAQVYKASNIMERHRHRFEFNNKYKALFEKNGMVASGICKERDLVEIIELPDHPWFVGVQFHPEFKSKPLAPHPLFVNFVKASLKNK, encoded by the coding sequence TTGAAACAAAAATTTATCTTTGTTACCGGGGGAGTGGTTTCCTCGATCGGTAAGGGGCTTACAGCAGCCAGTCTTGGCGCCCTCTTGGAAGCTCGCGGTCACAAAGTGACTATTATGAAATTCGATCCTTATTTGAATGTGGATCCAGGCACGATGTCTCCTTTCCAGCATGGTGAAGTTTATGTCACCGAAGACGGTGCGGAAACTGATTTGGACTTGGGTCACTACGAAAGATTCACCTCTGCGATCATGAGCCGTTCAAACTCAGTTTCGACAGGTCAAATCTATGACACTGTTTTAGCTCGTGAGCGCCGCGGGGACTATTTGGGCGGAACTGTTCAAGTGATTCCGCATATCACGGAAGAAATCAAAGCACGTATCTATGAGGCGGCTCAAGGCAGTGAAGTGATCTTGGTGGAAATCGGTGGAACTGTCGGGGATATCGAATCTCAACCGTTCTTAGAGGCGATTCGCCAAATGCGCATTGATGTGGGAATGGAAAACTCTGTTCTGGTCCATGTGACTTATGTTCCTTATATCGCCGCAGCGGGAGAGTTGAAATCCAAACCTACTCAGCACTCGGTGAAAGAACTTCGCGAGATCGGTTTGCAGCCAGACTTCCTGGTTTGCCGTAGCGAAAAACATATTGATGAAAATTTGAAGGGCAAAATTGCCTTGTTCTGTTCTGTGCAACCAAATCATGTGATTGCGGCACAAGACAGCCGTTTTATTTATGAAGTGCCCATGGCATTGAATAAAGAGCATCTTGACGAATTGATCGTCGAGCGCTTGGGCTTGTCAGCAGGTAAGCCGGATATCAAAGGTTGGCAGAATCTGGTGAAGGTTCTTAGTAATCCCGCACACTCTGTGAAAATCGGAGTGGTTGGAAAGTACGTGGAGCTTAAAGAAGCTTATAAATCATTGCATGAAGCTCTGGTACATGGCGGGGTTGCCAATAATGCACGCCTTGAGATTATCTATGTCGACTCCGAAAAGGTGACAGACAAGACAGCCAAGGAACTTTTGGGAAAAGTCGATGGGATCCTGGTTCCAGGCGGCTTTGGCACTCGGGGTGTTGAAGGTAAAGTCACAGCAATCAAGTACGCTCGCGAAAAACAAATTCCATTCTTCGGGATCTGTTTTGGTATGCAGTTGGCCGCGATTGAGTTTGCTCGCAATGTCTGTGGCATCAAAGATGCGACCAGCCGAGAGTTCCATGCGGAAAACAAACGTAATGGCAACTTTGTGATTGATTCCATGGTTGAACAACGTGGCATCGTCAATAAAGGCGGAACAATGCGCCTGGGAGCTTTCCCTTGTGCGATTGCTTCTGGAACGACGGCCGCGCAAGTTTATAAAGCCTCTAATATCATGGAGCGCCATCGTCATCGCTTTGAGTTCAATAATAAGTACAAAGCTTTGTTCGAGAAAAATGGCATGGTGGCTTCGGGAATTTGTAAAGAACGCGACTTGGTTGAAATCATTGAGCTTCCGGATCATCCTTGGTTTGTGGGCGTTCAATTCCATCCGGAATTTAAGTCCAAGCCCTTGGCTCCGCATCCGTTGTTTGTGAATTTTGTTAAAGCTAGTTTGAAAAATAAGTAG
- the kdsB gene encoding 3-deoxy-manno-octulosonate cytidylyltransferase, producing MKIVGVIPARYGSTRFPGKPLVSLKGRPLIQWTIEGAKKSKLLTDLIVATDDERIKAAAEAVGAKVVMTDSDLPSGSDRIHAAIKNIDCDIVVNIQGDEPLVTGELVDKLAQVFVNDPSMDMATLAHPISEEELQSPNSVKVVLNHKDEALYFSRFAMPYSRMKASELGTYEGCLKHIGMYAYSKKFLKQFCEAPQALIEKAESLEQLRALYLGAKIKVVRVQEASLGVDTPEDLVKLEKLLSQGR from the coding sequence ATGAAGATTGTCGGAGTCATTCCTGCTAGGTACGGTTCAACTCGTTTTCCCGGGAAGCCTCTGGTGTCTTTAAAAGGTCGACCCCTTATTCAGTGGACGATCGAAGGCGCAAAAAAATCAAAACTTCTAACCGACCTCATTGTCGCTACGGATGATGAGCGTATCAAAGCTGCGGCAGAAGCAGTGGGCGCAAAGGTCGTAATGACCGACAGTGATCTTCCTTCAGGCAGTGATCGTATTCATGCAGCCATTAAAAATATCGATTGCGACATTGTCGTCAATATCCAAGGTGATGAACCTCTGGTGACCGGTGAGCTGGTTGATAAGCTCGCACAGGTTTTTGTCAATGATCCATCTATGGACATGGCGACTCTGGCTCATCCAATCAGTGAAGAAGAGTTGCAATCACCAAATTCCGTGAAAGTGGTTTTGAATCATAAAGATGAAGCTTTGTATTTCAGTCGCTTTGCGATGCCTTATTCGCGCATGAAGGCGTCAGAGCTTGGGACCTATGAAGGCTGTCTTAAGCACATCGGCATGTATGCCTATTCGAAAAAGTTTTTGAAACAGTTCTGTGAAGCGCCTCAGGCTTTGATTGAAAAAGCAGAAAGCCTGGAGCAGCTCAGAGCTTTGTATTTGGGTGCAAAAATTAAAGTCGTTCGAGTTCAAGAAGCAAGTCTTGGGGTGGATACTCCCGAAGATTTGGTGAAATTGGAAAAACTCTTAAGTCAGGGGAGATAA
- the yihA gene encoding ribosome biogenesis GTP-binding protein YihA/YsxC: MPKTIQFIKSAVLAKDYPVHNMAEVAIAGRSNAGKSSFINGLAKRIIAKVSSTPGKTRLLNFFNMEDSYVLTDMPGYGFAARSGDEQREWHQMIETYLTSRENLRGLILVMDIRRSWTEDEEIMRRFSEREGFPIVVVLAKADKLSHSAKLQAIAKIKKVTGLSAVFATSATKKEGAAEVERYIFENWIKE; the protein is encoded by the coding sequence ATGCCAAAAACGATTCAGTTCATTAAAAGTGCCGTCCTGGCCAAAGATTATCCTGTTCATAACATGGCCGAAGTGGCGATCGCGGGTCGATCCAACGCCGGAAAAAGTTCGTTCATCAACGGACTCGCAAAACGAATCATCGCTAAAGTCAGTTCGACGCCGGGTAAAACCCGTCTTCTGAATTTCTTTAATATGGAAGACTCCTATGTGCTGACCGATATGCCGGGTTATGGTTTCGCGGCTCGCAGTGGTGATGAACAGCGTGAGTGGCATCAAATGATCGAAACTTATCTGACCTCGCGGGAAAATTTGCGCGGTTTGATCCTGGTTATGGATATTCGCCGTTCATGGACTGAAGACGAAGAAATCATGCGACGCTTTTCTGAGCGTGAAGGGTTTCCGATCGTGGTTGTTTTGGCTAAAGCTGACAAGCTTTCTCACAGTGCCAAACTTCAAGCGATTGCAAAAATTAAAAAAGTAACGGGACTGAGCGCGGTGTTTGCGACTTCGGCAACGAAGAAAGAAGGCGCGGCAGAAGTCGAACGTTATATCTTTGAGAATTGGATTAAAGAATGA
- a CDS encoding sigma 54-interacting transcriptional regulator → MTPTTQAFLKTFGDNAKTLSVSDFATLGKDVNCQIQLDGEDIAERHCRLERKEAGFLIRDMRTSFGTFVNDAKIVEALLQEGDIIRIGSQELLFTLEKEQQSSFPLRSRNEVWHEELQVLGNVAKTDFPVLILGPSGTGKDVIASALHENSLRKNGPFMSVNCSALSETLIESELFGHIKGSFTGAINDRKGAFESARGGTLFLDEIGDLSYSLQAKLLRALENGEIRPVGADRNVKTDVRIIAATHQNLSEKIREGAFRSDLYFRLNVVNVTPPALVLRMEDFDELLYSFAKKMKVRFSFNAISRMKKHPWPGNIRELKNLVTRAAALYPRIQIEDYHIEKLLDKSLLSHAESTPANNIPVIKEIEKQMIIKRLAVNKGNQRRTALDLGMPKSTLHDRLKYYNIDLENFKA, encoded by the coding sequence ATGACCCCAACGACACAAGCATTTCTTAAAACTTTTGGCGATAATGCGAAGACTCTTTCAGTCAGCGACTTCGCCACCCTCGGCAAGGATGTAAACTGCCAAATTCAGCTCGATGGCGAAGATATTGCCGAACGCCATTGCCGTCTCGAACGCAAAGAAGCGGGCTTCCTGATCCGCGATATGCGCACTTCCTTTGGCACGTTCGTTAATGACGCCAAAATCGTGGAAGCTCTTCTTCAGGAAGGCGATATCATTCGCATCGGTTCCCAGGAGCTTCTTTTTACTCTGGAAAAAGAGCAGCAATCTTCATTTCCGTTGAGAAGCCGCAATGAAGTTTGGCACGAAGAATTGCAAGTACTAGGCAACGTTGCCAAAACGGACTTCCCCGTTTTAATTCTGGGTCCCTCAGGCACAGGCAAAGATGTCATTGCATCTGCACTTCATGAAAATAGCTTACGAAAAAATGGTCCTTTTATGAGCGTCAACTGCAGTGCTCTCAGCGAAACCTTGATTGAAAGCGAACTGTTCGGTCACATCAAAGGCAGCTTTACTGGCGCGATCAACGATCGCAAAGGCGCTTTCGAGTCTGCTCGCGGTGGAACCCTGTTCCTGGATGAAATCGGCGACCTTTCCTACAGTCTTCAAGCGAAGCTTTTGCGCGCTCTTGAGAACGGTGAAATTCGACCTGTAGGCGCGGATCGCAATGTAAAAACTGACGTGCGTATCATTGCGGCGACTCATCAAAACTTGAGTGAGAAAATTCGCGAAGGAGCCTTCCGATCCGATCTGTATTTCCGTTTGAATGTCGTCAACGTCACTCCTCCCGCCCTGGTTTTGCGCATGGAGGATTTCGATGAGCTTCTTTATAGTTTTGCCAAGAAAATGAAAGTGCGTTTCTCATTCAATGCGATCTCGCGAATGAAAAAACACCCTTGGCCGGGCAATATTCGTGAACTTAAAAATCTGGTGACTCGTGCTGCGGCTCTTTATCCACGTATTCAGATTGAAGATTATCATATCGAAAAACTGCTGGATAAATCTTTACTCAGCCATGCCGAAAGCACACCGGCGAATAATATTCCTGTGATCAAAGAGATTGAGAAGCAGATGATTATCAAGCGCCTTGCCGTGAATAAGGGCAACCAGCGCCGCACGGCCTTGGATTTGGGTATGCCGAAAAGCACGCTCCACGATCGCTTGAAATACTACAATATCGACCTGGAAAACTTTAAGGCTTAA
- a CDS encoding flagellar basal body-associated FliL family protein: MTDNETTTKVEEENKDGAPEENSEDLLSLDNLDSILAEEDPEFAKALSEIGPDEEIDVDLSNESLGLEYTLEDEVKLWADKRPKLAKFFPFLPKISYKVKMKRTSLRLSWTKFKEQSIYNIRNAGPLLLGWLKNRIQSMKSSVGEGLAAFSTFSLVKKLAFVGLLGATGASGYVIYKLATHKLLPPDSELFISSLEDWAQAKYQYSSEDQMESFYDSTRTSQSVLELKKFVVNLRRSGTSGPNPMGAFEFYVEGTVSEAVVEIKDRESEIRDLFLRTIEDMTYDQMASAEGKRLLCDRLRKELNKVLTKGKVRRIFFKTAIVKP; this comes from the coding sequence TTGACGGACAATGAAACCACGACCAAAGTAGAGGAAGAAAACAAAGATGGAGCTCCGGAGGAAAATTCGGAAGATCTTCTGTCGTTGGATAATCTCGATTCTATCTTGGCCGAAGAAGATCCCGAATTCGCAAAAGCCTTGAGTGAGATCGGTCCCGATGAAGAGATCGATGTGGATCTTTCCAACGAAAGCTTGGGCCTTGAGTACACTCTCGAAGACGAAGTGAAATTGTGGGCGGATAAGCGCCCTAAGTTGGCTAAATTTTTCCCCTTCCTGCCAAAGATCTCGTACAAGGTAAAAATGAAGCGCACAAGTCTGCGCCTCAGTTGGACGAAATTTAAAGAGCAGAGCATCTATAATATTCGCAACGCGGGTCCTTTACTTCTTGGCTGGTTGAAGAATCGCATTCAGTCCATGAAGTCCTCGGTGGGTGAGGGCTTGGCGGCATTTAGTACTTTCAGTTTGGTGAAGAAACTTGCCTTCGTTGGATTGCTCGGAGCGACGGGAGCATCAGGTTACGTGATCTATAAATTGGCCACTCATAAATTGCTTCCACCAGACAGCGAGCTTTTTATTTCGTCTTTGGAAGATTGGGCTCAGGCTAAGTATCAGTATTCTTCTGAAGATCAGATGGAGTCATTTTACGACTCAACCAGAACTTCTCAAAGTGTTCTTGAACTCAAAAAGTTTGTGGTGAATTTGCGTCGTTCCGGCACTTCGGGCCCTAATCCTATGGGGGCCTTCGAGTTTTATGTAGAAGGAACGGTCTCTGAGGCGGTTGTGGAAATCAAAGACCGTGAATCTGAAATCAGGGATTTATTTCTAAGGACGATCGAAGATATGACCTACGATCAGATGGCCTCAGCGGAGGGAAAGCGTCTGCTTTGTGATCGTCTTCGTAAGGAACTCAATAAAGTCCTCACTAAGGGCAAAGTCAGACGCATCTTCTTTAAGACGGCAATCGTTAAGCCTTAA